A stretch of DNA from Leucobacter luti:
CCGATGAGCAGACCGCCAACGAGGGACCCGCCAGCGAAAAGCGCCAGGACGATCCCGGATTCCATGCTGCCGTGGCCGTTGCCCCCGGCATTCCCGGCGAAGGCGGCAACGATCCCCGCCTCAATCGCCGCGAACGAAGCCACAAAGAAGAAGCCGACGACCGTGGAAATGACGACTGTGGGATGCCGCAGCACTGCTCCAAAGCCGCGACGTGACGGGGGCAGCTTCACCTGCCCGACCGCGGGGCTCAGGATGAACCATGCGCCGCCAAGGAGCATGAACCCCGCGGCGACGGTGAGGCCAACGGTCGTGCCGAACTGTGTCGTCACAAAGACCGCGACCACAGGGCCAAGCACCCAGATCAGTTCCTGCGCTGCAGCGTCAAGTGAGAACAGCGCTGAGAGCTGCTTGCTCGGAACGAGCTTCGGGTACAGGGTGCGCACGGCTGGCGTGACTGGAGGAGTGGTGAGGCCGATCAGGAGGGCGAGGCCGGCAACAATGTAGAGCGGGAGGTGCACGACGGCGATCGTGACGAGCAGCGCTGCACAGACGATCGAGGTCACCGCCAGAACCGGCCGCATGCCGAGTCGGCCCATGAGCCGACTGCTCATCGGCCCAGAGACCGCCTGACCCACGCTCTGGGTAGCGAGTACCAGCCCAGCGGAGGTGTAGTCGCCATAGGCCTGCTGGATATGCAGCAGCAGAATAATCGAGAGCATCCCGAACGGGAATCGGGCCATGAGCTGCGATACCAAAACCCGAAATACACCAGGGTTTTTCCCCAGCTCCCGATAAATGCCCATCAGACGAGTATATGACCGAAATCGCTCGGCACGCGAGCGTTCTGCCGCGGAATCGCGGGGCAGA
This window harbors:
- a CDS encoding MFS transporter: MGIYRELGKNPGVFRVLVSQLMARFPFGMLSIILLLHIQQAYGDYTSAGLVLATQSVGQAVSGPMSSRLMGRLGMRPVLAVTSIVCAALLVTIAVVHLPLYIVAGLALLIGLTTPPVTPAVRTLYPKLVPSKQLSALFSLDAAAQELIWVLGPVVAVFVTTQFGTTVGLTVAAGFMLLGGAWFILSPAVGQVKLPPSRRGFGAVLRHPTVVISTVVGFFFVASFAAIEAGIVAAFAGNAGGNGHGSMESGIVLALFAGGSLVGGLLIGHREMRPSSLLIRVLVVLAGTAACLVSLNIWWLGTVLFLGGLGTAPAFAAVSSIVSATVKFSETAEAFGWVGTGQLVGVATGSALAGVAIDIAGAHGAIVVSTALLLICAVVAAGTIRWIPDLRGRSIEPPPETGTVTIPLN